Genomic window (Tripterygium wilfordii isolate XIE 37 chromosome 11, ASM1340144v1, whole genome shotgun sequence):
ttaaaattttaataaataattattaaaaaattccTTCATATAttcactaaaaaatatatttgttaatttaaatactgtataaatttataattatatttacaTTAATAGAGTTCTGATAAAAATTACTactaattttcttcttcttattattaatGGGTATAGCTTGAATTAATTggtttattattaaaaaaatattctactattctttttttatgataatataaatttaatgGTTTGATTACAAAGTGCgtatattaaatttttatataaatttaatatttcagttaaattaaaataacttttttccataaattgattttcttatatttagttaattatttttaaattattttaggCATAGAGTCAATTATTAAAACAACCAAGAGCGACGCATGTTAGAATAATAGACACTCAAAAAATACATTTGTGCTTAAAGTAAAGTTTTCTCCCAGGTAAAGCAAAGCAACAAAACTTGTCTGTCTAGATTCAATTTGGGCTTTACTTACTGGTCACCTATTCCATAGCCCCTTAGTATAACTGGGCCGTTATTGTTATGTTAGTTCGGAAGCCCCAGCCCCTGGGTCTAATTGGTAAAAAAGAAGGGTATATCTCGATTTATTTAAAATGTatccataatatttttagaaatatccataaataatgtGTCAAATAAGTAATTTCGAATGGAGAAACCCTACCCTGATCATATAGTGTTATAATTTGGAGGAATTGAGAGGATAAGGAAGATATGAGAAATAGAAGAAGGAGGTGAGTGAAGTTTGACCTAATTCATTTGAAGCATTATTCACGTTTTGTTCACGTGGCTTTCTCCTTTAAAATGTGCCACAAGTGATTAAGGTTGATCTCACACTTGTATACCACATCGTTGACTTACACTAAATTGATATGAGATTTTTTATAAGTTTTAATACTTCTACGCACTTGTGAGTTCGATTATACAAGACCCAACAAATGAATTATACAGAAGGTCATTGAGATCGAATCCATGCTTCAAtatcatattataattttaaagAAATTGAGAGGAATTAAAACAAAAAGGTGAGTGAGGGTGACCCCAATCCACTTGAAAAAACTGTCCATGTTCAGGGCTTAAAATTCGCTTGTCTTTTTCATTAAAAAGATACCTTTAAAATGTTTAAGATTGGACTCACGTTTATAAAACACATCGTTGAGTGCATGTAAGAAATGAAGACAGATGTATACCTTGATTTCTTCCATATgtaaatatttgtttaaaaaaaaattaatttctatGTGGCAATGCCATCAAGCAATGTCAACAAATGATAATTACATTAATTTACCACATAGTTAGGTTGATTgtctaaaacttgaaaattctTCCCAAATGACTTATTTTGACACATTTTCATCTTTGAATTTATGAAATTGAAATGCTTTGATTTTCAATCGATAAATTGAAACAACTATCATCTTTCAACGTGCCAATCCGATATTAACCCCCGTAGCAATCCTCGAATGTGAAGTTCAGTTAAAGCATCATCAATGGTGCAAAAGAAACGTCCAGATTCAGCACTACAATTGAGAAAAAGCAAagacaaaaaagtcaaaaggatTAACTTATCGATTAAGAAGGGCAGGAATCTTGATATGACTTGAAGGGAGAGGCTTTCACGCAGCATCCGGTGTCCGGTAAAAGCAAGAACACCCTGGTTCCACACTCTTCTCGGTACGACTTTTTGTATTAAAAGCTGTAAATGGTCAACTCTCTACCTCACTGTCTCCAACTAaaactctctgttttttttcccaattctatcacccaACGGCTTTATTACACCTCTCTTTTTGACTCTCGTCCATTTCAAGAAAACACGGGGCCCACCACAAAGAAAATGGTCAAACGTTACGATAGAAGGTCCACGTGGAAGCAAGTTATTCGATCTTCAGTTTGACTACCCAACATGAACAAAACCCACAAGTCAGTACTCTGATGATGCCTTGTTTAGAGAGAAAGGGCATCTAGTTTGACTCTCCCTCTCCCCTTCCCTCTATCCTTTATCTTTCACATTCTTCTTTCGCTTTTTTCTCAAGCGTTAGAAAGCATCCTTGCGTGGGTTTTCTTGTTTGGAAGCGATTGGAGCTAGATAGATGGCTGTGGAATTGATGATGGCTTCCAAGGTGCCTGAAAACGCTATCAAGGAAGCTGCGGCTGCTGGGATGCAGAGTGTCGAGCAGGTCCTTAGATTGCTCTCTCAAACCAATTTAGGACAACAACAAGAGCAGCAACAATACCCAGATTCGTCTTCAAAACTAGACCTCAATATCGAGGCTGTTGCAGATGTTGCTGTCGACAACTTCAAGAAGGTAATTTCTTTGTTGGGTCGAACCAGAACAGGACATGCTCGGTTCAGAAGGGCACCTATTGCTCCTCCTCCACAGCAGGTTCAAGAGCCAGGGCCTTCGGGTTCGTTGACTAGTAATACTCTTcaatcaaatgaacaaaaagtcTCTGCTTTTAAGGTTTATCAGCCCACAGCAACTCATCGTCTGCCTCCTCTGCCTCGTAAGGCATCTACAAAGAATGGGTTTTCAGAGAGGAATGATGCACCTGCTACCATCAATTTCTCGAATTCTCCAAATATTTCGCCGAGTACTTCTTTTATGTCTTCTCTAACAGGGGATACTGACAGTATGCATCAATCTATATCATCTGGGTTTAAGTTCACAAACCCGTCGAATGGAATGCCTCCTCTGCCTTCTTCATCGATGAAGAGAAAGTGTAATTCCATGGATGATGGTGCTCTCAGATGTGGATCTTCTTCTGCTCGTTGTCATTGTTCCAAGAAAAGGTAATCAATTTTAAACAATTATTAACTTCATATGGGTTATTGATTTGATTCCTTGATTGACGTATTTTGTGTTGGTTGAGCAGAAAATCAAGAGTTAAAAGCGTTATTAGAATTCCTGCAATAAGTAGCAAGATGGCTGATATTCCTTCAGATGAGTATTCTTGGAGAAAGTATGGACAGAAACCCATCAAAGGGTCTCCACATCCAAGGTTTGTTTCTTGTTCTGTTGTGAATTTCTTGCTGAATTTTCTCAGGTTTTGACTTAAAAATGTGATATTGATGGATCTTGTTTGTCTTGTTGCCATATTTTTAGGGGGTATTACAAATGCAGTAGCGTGAGAGGGTGTCCAGCAAGAAAGCATGTGGAGCGTGCATCAGACGATCCAATGATGCTGATAGTCACATATGAAAATGATCACAAGCACTTCATCTCCTCTGATGCCCGAGTTCTTGAatcctcttaaaagtcaaaaacgGTTCATTGTTCATCTTCCAAATATCAATGAGTGGTGCTCAGAAAGTCAAACATAGATGCAAAGAATATGGTTTAttatctgtgtttttttttttttacttggatGGGGAAGACTTTATTTAGAATAGAACAAAGTAGAAGGAAATAATAGATATTTTGTGCATTTGGTGGGTGttagttgggtttttttttaaaaatatttaaatgttGTTATACTCTCTCGTATTACcattatttcatatttttatactTGGAATTTTGTCTTTAAATACATGGTAGTGGATCATGCAAGGATGCCCACTTTGATTTCTTCTATTATCTTCCAAGTTATATGCCCTCTCAATTTATTGGTTAAAAAAGGGCAATGGGTAAGGAAGAATATCATCACCACTCAACTCATTTTCGTTTTTCCAAACCAAAACCCACAAACTCCCTTTcactcaaaaatgtcaaaacttaAAAATTTAGGGAGATTCATCAAGTATGCTGACTATAGCCATTCCACATATTTTGTGTGTATCTATGACTTGGCCCATTACaaaaattttcacaaaaattatttttcttttcttttctaattgtCAAAACAGGACTATTTTAGTACAATATAATCAATTCTCCTTATTTTTCTCTCACTAACCATAGCGCAAAAGGGCAGGATCTACGTGTATACTGTCTATCTTCGACCTGTCCACTACGAAAACCTTCACgaaaattgtttaccttttcttttcgaATTGTCAAAACATGACTATTTTAGCACAATATAGTCAAATCTTCTTATTTTTCGATCACTAACCATAGGGCAAAAGAATTACAATTGTGCGACCCATTGAGTTTTTCACAGTAGAGTTCACCAATATATTCGTCTAAGACAATCCATCCATTAAATGTCATGTATTCGCCACGTGTTGGCTCTCTTCTGCATTGGACATGAGATCCTCCGATTTTGGCTCACGGGAGGAGGAGTGTTTGATTCTAggtgttgattatgtgtgtTGTAAGTGTACCAGGACTTGTTGTCAGTCCAAAGATGTTTTTGATATGGGATTTTGCACACCAATCTGACCTGTAAATAATTGAGATAGATACTAGTCGATCGGAGTAATGCTAATTGCAAAGTAAAGAATAAAGTTTAGAGACGCAGAGTATGTGTTTGACGCGGGTCATGGTGGTTTTCATCTCCTGTTTCCTTGGCAATAATCTTGACACGTCCTGTTGTGGTAGATCATAGGAAATTGCTTTCTCGCTTGTTGCTTGAGTTGCTAGGTCAAATCTCTTTATAACCACAACATCTTCAAGTGGTGTGGATCATGGTGATAGACTCACATCGTGATCACTTTTCATGGAGGTTGTTGGAGTACTAAGCACACATAGCTTGTCTTACTCCCCTAAATATGCTTCATGCAGGTTGTTGACGAAAAGAGACTAATGGATGCCATTCTTTACTACTTCTGGTGGATTGAATGTGGGAATGTGACTTGATCTTTAAAGTGCAGGACGAAATTAGTTATGGTCTCTAGTTGTCATGCAATTGATGGAGATGTGTTTGAGGAAAATTAGGAATGTGTAGACTGAAAACTCTAAAATCTTCTGAGCATTTTCTGCGCTTATCTATCTAAAATCTCGGTTTTCAACTAACAAACTgttttaaaattgaataaaataatattaacaataaATCCCTCGATTTTAACCTTTCGGACATAGcccattcaaacaatcctagttTCCAACAACTAATTCCTTCCATGAGTTGAAATAAACTCAAATTTcatacaaaatgaacaaatggtTAGTGTAAAATCTTATTGCCCTCACCACGTGTCCACCGGTGATTGGATGAGGATGGCAGAAGATAAATCCCACGCTTATCACTTGTCATTAGGTGACTGGAGTCACTTTTGATACGAACACCATGTAAGGTAAGTTTTACATAGCAACAATTACAAATTAGTGATTTCAGGGTTTTGATGGGTTGTGGACTTTCTGAGATGTGGATTTAGAGTTTAGGCCCAAAATTTATTTATGTGGGCTGGGCCAGGGAGCCGATCTACTAAACAATCGATAAGGTGCAAAGCATTGATTCCTGAATAATAATGTTTTCCTTATTGGTTTTTATTAAAGAAAACATTTATTTTCTGAACCtaacaaatataataattattttttttctttttcgaattTCTTTCATTAGGTTCTAagagaaaacaaggaaaaaaaaaaagaagaagaaaaaggtcaAGCGTGCTGTACTTACTTCTTAGGGCAACTGGGCCACGATGTCTACAGCTGCTTGTAGTAGTGCGCTTCCCATGACAAGGAATTGGAATACATTAATTTTGTCTAATTAAAAGTAGGAAGAAGTAAAAGAAGGAGGTGACAAAGGTTTTGGTCCAAACCAATTGAAGTATTTTTCGCCTACGACTCGTGCAACTTTGCTCTTCTGAAAGACGCCTCGATTATTATTATGTTAGGTCATGTTTATAAATCAGATTGCTCGGCCTTCACTAGGTTAACATTAAGATATTCTATCTTAACCAATAGGTTAGGAGCTATGACCAAAACAACACATTACATACTGTATAATTCCATTTGTTTCAGCATGTGGGACTTACTATGACTTGTTCACTTTTCCTCTAGTGGGTTTCTCTCCCCACTTCCTATTATTTGCCTCCCACCGATCACCTCCCAGACACAAGTGAAATCAAACGAGCAACATAATGACAACAACTACAGTTTTAACTTTCTACATCCTCTTCACTTCTCTGCTTGTCAACAACACTATTGCACATACTAACGACAGAGAAACACCAGAATTGGTTGTTGGTATCAATATAAGCTCTAGCAAAGGCACAATCTTTGAAGGATCATCACTGCCTTTGCCTTCACATCAAGAGTTGTTGACATTCATTGATCAGAGGCTCGCAGTGATCTACCCTATCATCCAAAAGTTCAAGTCCATAATCACATCAGATCCTCTTGGGATTACTAGCTCCTGGGTTGGTTCTGATATATGCAATTACAAGGGCTTCTACTGTGATTCTCCTCCAGACAACAAGTCGGCTTTAGCTGTTGCTTCGATTGACTTCAATGGGTTTCAACTTTCTGCACCGACTCTTGATGGGTTTCTTGATCAACTCCCTGATATTGCTCTGTTTCATGCTAATTCAAACAACTTTGGAGGCACCATTTCACCAAGTATTGCCAAGCTTCCCTATCTATACGAGCTTGACATAAGCAACAACCAATTCTCAGGTCCATTTCCGGTGGCTGTTCTCGGCATGGATGGCCTGACGTTCTTGGACATTCGGTTCAATTTCTTCACAGGAGCAGTTCCAGCACAAATCTTTACACAAAACCTTGATGTTCtattcatcaacaacaacaattttATGCAGAGGCTGCCAGACATAAGTAGTACTCATATTCTGTATCTCACTTTGGCCAACAACAAATTCACCGGTCCGATCCCGCGAAGCATTTTCAAAGCCATGTCTTCTTTAACTGAGGTTCTGTTATTGAACAACCAATTGACAGGTTGTTTACCTTATGAGATTGGACTGTTGGAAGAGGCTATAGTGTTCGATATCGGTGACAATCAATTAACGGGGCGTCTACCGTTTTCTTTGGGATGTTTGAGCAAAGTGGAGCAGCTGAATTTTGCAGGAAACAAGTTGTTCGGTGCAATACCAGATGTTCTTTGTTTGCTGGAAAGTTTGGTCAATGTATCGTTGTCCAACAATTATTTCACACACGTTGGTCCATTTTGTAGGATTTTGATAAGGAAAGGAGTGATTGATGTTAGGAACAATTGCATTCCTGGTCTTCCATTCCAAAGGAATGTTACTGATTGTGCAATTTTCTTCGCTCACCCAAGGTTCTGCCCTCGAATGTGGTCTTACACTTGCATTCCCTGTGAGATTCCTGGATTTAGTTCTTCTAATTCCTATGTTCCTCAAGTAGCTCCTTCACCTTGAATGTAATTTTCTCATGTAATCGTTTTGACAAATCCAACGTATATCTTCAGTGAATGAATCAATAAAATGCGAAATGAAACTATTGCTCCTCCAATCCAATTCTGTATTAGTGAATTCTGTTTGTTGATTACAGCGTTCCACTTATTCAACAGGGTTTTATGGTCGCTACGTGACCCTTGGAAGTTGAGTAGGGTTCTATGGTCGGTCCGCGACCCCTGGATGCCGAAGGCGTCCTTGGGGTGATCTCGTAGTTCCTACGGGGTGGAGACGATGGGGTCGGTCCATggattttccttccttttgcCGCATTTCGCTCAAAGGGTTGAAGGGAGATAGTGCATCAAGCTGTTCGCAAGGGCCAACTTGATCCTCTTCCCCAAGGATCCCAGATGAGGGAACCCTAGGAGAGCCGCCGACTCCAACTACCGTCCATGTACGATCCATACTAGATCTGACCAACTGCCCATCCTACCTCCTCTACGTTCTTGACAGCCCATCTTTGTCTCCGTAGGGCCGTTCCAATAAGATTTCATTCTTGaacaaaaatacatttttgGATTTATTTCATCTATTCCATGACCGGAATAGGGGGATACACCTTACACCACGATTTTGAATCAGAAGAGAGATTTGAAGAAATGGCGGATCTATTCACTCTATCAATAACCGAGCCGGATCTGGTGTATCGTAAGGGATTTACCTTTTCTATTAATTCCTACGGATTGGATCAAAAACAATTCTTGAATGAGGTATTGGATGAATCGAAAAAGAAATCTTTATtggttctacctcctatttttTATGAAgagaatgaatctttttatcGAAGGACCAGAAAAAAATGGGTTTGAATCTCCTGTTGGTCTTTTCGTGGCATGTTTCGGTCCTCTTCCCCattactttaaaaaaatgaacTACCGGTTCAAGTATCTTTTCTAATATGATTAATGGAAGTTCTCATTCTTGAATGACCTGCTTGTTAATGCTTGCATATCTAATGCAATAGAGATTAAGTCCTTATTGGCATGGAAATGTATGATTACCATCCACTTAATTGCAGATAATTCTGGTCAGCTTTCCCAGCTGCAAGTTTTTTCCAGGGTACACACCAGCTGCCTGACTTATGATGACCCATTTCAATCCATGATCGATCGCAACAATCGTTGGAATTGAGTTTGGGAATGCATAATGACTCAACTGGTTAGCTCCATTACCACCTACAACTACTCCAACAATGTGGTCCAGATCAAAAGGTTATGATTAATATAATGCAATGATTATTAATATATTGCACCATTCTGGCACTAGTCGCTGTGTTGTCGACTTTATGTGGTTATAgattgggcttgtttgggaatgctgtgaggtgctgtgtgatgctgtgagttataaaactgtggtgctgtgaggtgagttgaaacgcaaaaagctgtttgacgcatcacttttaaaactatggtgcggtgctgtgaggtgcgtttagCGTAtataaattacggttatattagatgaataataatattaatataaaatcacttaaggtttacattgtatattaatctaaaataaaataattgacctaatttgattacgtaggacaattcaacatatattgtaagtgtttgggagtgctgtgatgTGTGGTGAGGTgcggtgaggtaaaaagctgtggtgctgtgaggtgagttggaacgcaaaagctgtttggcgtgtcacaaaaaactgtggtgctgtgaggtgtgttgcaataCACTACCAAACTCATACAATGTAAGAGCTGCTGATAATAAGTGGGAGTTTTCTTTTCAATGCCAACAATAATGCTCAACTGAATTAGGGTTTATGCAGAGGCACTCATGCCCACCTTGCATTTTATTTATCATTCAAAATTTGATTTAAGATACCATGTTTGGTGATAACACTAAATACTAATGCATTGGTTGGAATGGTAGTGAAATTTAATCAGTCGTATTGGATAGAGATTAGGGCTCTACTCAACAACGAAGCTTTGGTTGGAATGGTAGTGAAATTGATTGCGACAACTCCTTGCATATGTGGGAGGTCACAAGTTCAGCTCTTACGCCTAACTGTTTCGGAGTTATTTCCTCACACTAGTTTTCGCCTCATAGTTTAGAGCTGACCCATCTATCCGACAAGTATGTTGGTTTGGAGAactctcggttaccaaaaaagagagagtaaagCTGTACAATGAATATGTTGGACTGATGAATTCTCGGATACcgaacaacaacaaaagaaagaaagtaaagcTGTACAGGTATGATTCAACAAGAACAAGTTTTCTTGGCACAGCATGGGCTTTCATTGGACTTGCACATGGGCTTTGGCATAAAACTGCATCATCATCACTATGTATGTGCTGCCAGCCCACCTTTTCTACCAACGCATCCTGGGCCCGTGCTTCAGCCTCCTATCAATGTGGGCTTTATCTTTCAGCCCATCACATACGAACATCGCAGATGGCACCCATCGAATAGTATAGTCACACTGTCAGGCTAGAAGGAACTCTGACACTCTGTTTTGGCGGGACACTCTTTCTGAGCTTCCAGTCCCGACAGACAGCTGCTAATCAGCTCTTATATGCTTTTGTCACGTACCTCTCCCTCGGTCTCAAACCCTAGCATACAAGATAAGAGAGTGTACAGAGGTGTCTACTCCTGCTTCCTTATCTTCTCCAGCAATGCTACTCGGATGGATTTTCGTTCGATATTCTGTTTTCATTTTGGCGACACTATCCGTCATTGTAGTTGATTCCGTCTCTCCTGGCGGTGCGGTTAATTTGTTGCAGCCATCGGATGCTACTGCTCTTCTTGCATTCAAGTCTAAAGCAGATTTAAATGATAGAATCCGATTCTCGAATCGGACGAGCTTGAGCTTCTGTCAATGGCAAGGAGTGCAGTGCCAACAACATAAAGTGGTGCGTCTGGTTATCCAAGACTTGGATCTTGGTGGGGTTTTTGCGTCCGACACATTGACTCGGCTTGACCAGCTCCGAGTTCTAAGTCTTCAGAACAACTTCCTCACTGGACCCATCCCAAATCTCTCCGGTCTCGTTAATCTCAAATCCCTCTTTCTCGATCACAACTCCTTTACAGGTGCTTTGCCTCCTTCAATCATGTCCCTCCATCGCCTCCGAATCTTAGATTTCTCCTACAACAATCTCACCGGTACATTACCTGCTCTGTTAACTTCACTGGACCGGATATACTATCTCAGACTCGAGTGGAACCAGTTCAATGGCACCGTTCCCCCATTGAACCAGTCCTCTCTCCAAGCCTTCAACGTTTCAGGGAACAATCTCAGTGGTGCAGTACCAGTTACACCTACATTACTTCGATTTGGAGTCTCCTCTTTCTCCTTGAACCCCAGTCTTTGCGGCGAAATCATACATAAAGAATGCAACCCTAGCCTTCCATTTTTTGGTCCATCGGTCTCAACTACAGCTCCGCCACCAAAATCAGCGGTGCTCGGTCAAACTACAGTCGGATTGAGTCCCCGGAGTTCAGTTAAGCGCAAAAGAACTGCAGTGATCATCGGATTCTCAACTGGAATTTTTGTTCTAATTGGCTCCCTCCTCTGCTTCGTTTTGGCAATCAAGAAAcagagaaatcaaaatcaagagaaGAAATCATCAACTGCCATTGTAGCAAATGATGCGGCGGCTACGGCTGAAGCGGCGGTTGCGATTCAAGCAGAGCAAGAGAATGAGCTGAAAGAGAAGGTGAAGAGAGTGCAAGGACTGCATTTGGAGAAGAGTGGGAGTTTAATGTTCTGTGCGGGCGAGGCACAGCTATATACGCTGGATCAGCTCATGAGAGCGTCTGCAGAGATGCTAGGGAGAGGAACTATCGGGACAACTTACAAGGCGGTGCTCGATAACCGTCTGATCGTGAGCGTTAAACGGCTTGATGCGAATGAATTGGCAGGTACAAGCAAGGAAACATTTCAGAGGCACATGGAGTCCGTCGGGGGACTCCGGCATCCAAATTTGGTTCCACTCACAGCGTATTTTCAGGCCAGAGAAGAGAGATTACTCATCTACGATTACCAGCCAAACGGCAGTCTCTTCTCTCTCATACACGGTAAGTGCAATCCTCCCTCGTCCCGAGcagttgatatctcaattatttCCGCAGTTTAGTGTAACGCACATTATTCATATGGACATAACTGCGTTTCCAACTGCTGGGATCTTTCTCCATGGCCACCGGGAATCTGGGGCTGACGACATTGGGAATTGGCCAAGCCATCGTGAAATTGAGTTTTGTTGGGGGCCGGTTTGAATACGTTGTTTTGGTTATTTTTCTCTAAAACTGAATGTATATGTGCAGGTTCAAAATCAACGAGAGCAAAGCCACTGCATTGGACATCATGCTTGAAAATAGCAGAGGACATAGCACAAGGCCTCTCCTACATCCACCAAGGCTCGTCCATGGCAATCTCAAGTCCTCCAACGTCCTCCTCGGGCCCGACTTCGAGGCCTGTGTTGTTGACTATTGCCTTGCAGCCCTCGTAGTTTCAGACAATGATGTCCCTGTCCCTGACCCTGAAGCCGCATCATCATACAAAGCTCCTGAAACTCGCAATTCAAGCCACCAAGCAACTGCTAAATCCGATGTGTATTCATATGGAGTTCTGCTGCTGGAGCTCTTAACGGGGAAGACTCCATTGCAACAACCGCATTTGGCGCCTGAAGAGATGGTGAATTGGGTTAGGTCGGTGAGGGAGGATGATGTTGGGGATGGTGATAGGCTTGTAATGCTTATTGAGGTGGCCATGGCTTGTAGTTTGACGTCTCCAGAGCAAAGGCCCACTATGTGGCAAGTATTGAAGATGTTACAGGAGATTAAAGAGGCTGTGGTCATGGAGGATACTGAATTGGACCCACAGACTGGGTTGTCATGAATTATTGTTGTACCACGATGACTTGGGGtgacaaaaatttgattttaGATCAAACAATAGCGTGTTTaggaaatatttacatatccggATTTtaatccggattggatttcggacgtacttaattgaccaaactcatATTGATTTAAGTCCGGACAACAAAATcgaacaataacctaattcggattagggtttgaataagtaaattgaacaaaatttatgtgtgttGGACCCTAACCTGTTTTAAATCGAATAAAAAGTGTTTGGACccgaatttcgaacatataaattatgttcaaacttgatttaatacgAATCGGACAAATTCGACAGAATTTTATCACCTTGATGTGAAACAGAAATGGACATACATGTATCTATGAATTATATTCTCACCGATATAGTTCCTTTGTTCAACACCTGAAAGGGACAACTGCAGCCAATAGATCATATACTATAAAAGAGAAGCGAATAGCACATAAAAAAAGAGAATCTGAACAGACAGGCGACaacattttattatattttattaggACGTTCGTTTTCCTGTAATAACGAAATATTGTGTGCTTAATTACAAGTTACAAACGAAGCACTGCCGAAACCAGAGAGAAAGCGCTACAGCCTACATGCTACACAAATGTTTTCAGCAAAATCAACTTCACTACTACATCCATAAACAATATCACCTCTTTTACACACTGAAGACTAAAACAATAAAAACCTATGAAAGAAAGCTCATAACACATTTCTGGGTGGAGGAAATTCCTTTCTATAAACATATTATGGacagaaaaaaaacaagaaaatggaAGTCAACTGGAGTGACTCTCCAACCGTGCGTCGGCCACGTACAATCTTTCACCTTCGTTGTCTTGAAAGTTCTTGGCCAAAATATCGGTAGCATCAACAAACCCTAGAAGATGCTCCGGAATAGTAATCACATCAAATATTACAAGACCACACACCTATGTTCTCGAAAAATCAGTTTATCCAAAATAGCTATGAGCAGACCACTTCACTAGCAGTTCTAGTACACTGCATCCACAAggaaatgggagaaaaaagTATAATGTTATGTTCGGATTTTTGCTGAGCATGATATGCAAGGAAATCTAGCCGACCATTGAAGTGAGGTTTTAGTTTCCAATAGGCACGTTTCAGCTGGAAAATCATATTTCAACAGGGTAATATTTTCTTCTACGCAATATGCATCCAAAATAATTTTCGTTGGAATCTACATTTTCAGATATATCATGTGACTTCTGTTGGCAGACAGTTACCAGCCTCTTAACGGCGAGCACAATAAATTGTCCATGGTGACCACTTGGATAAAGACCATCAGGAAAGAATGAAGAGATATATCATCATAAAATTATAAACATACCTGCTCTGATTTATAGGTTTATCTCTGTGCTCTGAGTTTGGGTCACACTTAAGGTCAAAGGTTAACATTAGGCACAGTGAAGAGATATATCAAATCACACGCGATAGAGTTTGTGATCGCGGCTTCGTCCTCGTAATTGTCTCATCACTGTGCCTAATTGATTCCAACAGTCTC
Coding sequences:
- the LOC120008593 gene encoding probable WRKY transcription factor 7 — its product is MAVELMMASKVPENAIKEAAAAGMQSVEQVLRLLSQTNLGQQQEQQQYPDSSSKLDLNIEAVADVAVDNFKKVISLLGRTRTGHARFRRAPIAPPPQQVQEPGPSGSLTSNTLQSNEQKVSAFKVYQPTATHRLPPLPRKASTKNGFSERNDAPATINFSNSPNISPSTSFMSSLTGDTDSMHQSISSGFKFTNPSNGMPPLPSSSMKRKCNSMDDGALRCGSSSARCHCSKKRKSRVKSVIRIPAISSKMADIPSDEYSWRKYGQKPIKGSPHPRGYYKCSSVRGCPARKHVERASDDPMMLIVTYENDHKHFISSDARVLESS
- the LOC120008592 gene encoding uncharacterized protein At4g06744, producing the protein MTTTTVLTFYILFTSLLVNNTIAHTNDRETPELVVGINISSSKGTIFEGSSLPLPSHQELLTFIDQRLAVIYPIIQKFKSIITSDPLGITSSWVGSDICNYKGFYCDSPPDNKSALAVASIDFNGFQLSAPTLDGFLDQLPDIALFHANSNNFGGTISPSIAKLPYLYELDISNNQFSGPFPVAVLGMDGLTFLDIRFNFFTGAVPAQIFTQNLDVLFINNNNFMQRLPDISSTHILYLTLANNKFTGPIPRSIFKAMSSLTEVLLLNNQLTGCLPYEIGLLEEAIVFDIGDNQLTGRLPFSLGCLSKVEQLNFAGNKLFGAIPDVLCLLESLVNVSLSNNYFTHVGPFCRILIRKGVIDVRNNCIPGLPFQRNVTDCAIFFAHPRFCPRMWSYTCIPCEIPGFSSSNSYVPQVAPSP